A part of Terriglobus roseus genomic DNA contains:
- a CDS encoding efflux RND transporter permease subunit, with the protein MWIVRLALRRPYTFVVMSVLILVLGIVSIETMSTDIFPTIDIPVVTVVWSYSGTSPDEMEKRFTTISERAMTTTVNDIEHLESQSVNGISIIKIFFQPGVKVEAAVAQVTAVNQTILRILPPGTTPPFILQFSASNVPILQAVASSNKLSESELFDVGSQFIRTQLATVQGAQVPQPYGGRIRQVAVDLDPSALYAKGLSPQDVVNALTAQNLILPAGDIKIQDRDYVVRTNASPQIAAQLNDIPIKQVNGATVYMRDVATVHEGSAPQQSIVRYNGQRAVLMTILKASSSSTLDIVAKVKEVLPRILANVPPPAPEIRILFDQSIFVRAALEGVVKEAAIAAGLTAIMILLFLGSWRSTVIIAVSIPLSILVSVICLKFLGQTLNTMTLGGLGLAVGILVDDATVEIENIHRNLGLGKEIEPAILDGAAQIAVPAFVSTLAICIVFVPVVFLTGAAKSLFVPLGMAVVFAMMASYFLSRTLVPTMVKFLLAKEVDVYSLAEASHGDHPLSAEEQAAVDEKMRGLGFIWRTHFAFNRVFEALRSRYQRLLDWALVHPGFSLGCFGLFIVLSACLLPFIGQDFFPDVDAGSFRLHVRTAPGTRLEATEAIFAQVEDVIRATIPANELDGILDNIGTPNGAFNLAFGDGALTDVQDGEILVSLNQEKHKPTALYREKLRETLRKQFPQTTFFFQASDIVNQILNFGLPAPIDIQVSGRLADANYATAQAIRADIAKIPGVVDAHVHQVMYAPELRVNVDRSRAQLLNMTEQNVAGSMLTALSGSGIAAPNYWLSPKNGVNYTVVVQVPPTTLDSVDKLNNLPISNGTTTTQGATNAGAPPVGASQFLSNLAQIQHGASPAITNHYNVQPVYDVYSSVQGRDLGGVNRDIQKVLKTYTVQSGKLSKGATITVRGQVKSMQDSFTGLGLGMIFAVLLVYLLMVVNFQSWLDPFIILMALPGAACGILWMLFLSGTTFSVPSLMGTIMTIGVATANSILMVTFANDQRSLGLNSIQAASAAGFTRLRPVMMTALAMILGMLPMSLGMGEGGEQNAPLGRAVIGGLLVATATTLVIVPIFYSLLRKKVPSHLQTEELPEPEEEFSHA; encoded by the coding sequence ATGTGGATTGTCCGCCTTGCCCTTCGGCGCCCCTACACCTTCGTGGTGATGAGCGTGCTGATCCTTGTGCTTGGCATTGTCTCCATTGAGACCATGTCCACGGACATTTTCCCCACCATCGACATTCCCGTCGTCACCGTGGTGTGGAGCTATAGCGGCACCAGTCCGGATGAGATGGAGAAGCGCTTCACGACGATCAGTGAACGCGCCATGACGACGACCGTAAACGACATTGAGCACCTTGAGTCGCAGTCGGTTAACGGCATCTCCATCATCAAGATCTTCTTCCAGCCGGGCGTGAAGGTGGAAGCCGCGGTGGCGCAGGTAACGGCCGTCAACCAGACGATTCTGCGTATCCTGCCGCCGGGCACCACGCCGCCGTTCATTCTGCAGTTCTCCGCTTCGAACGTGCCGATTCTGCAGGCGGTCGCTTCGTCGAATAAGTTGTCAGAGAGCGAACTGTTCGACGTGGGTTCGCAGTTCATCCGTACGCAGTTGGCGACCGTGCAGGGCGCGCAGGTGCCGCAGCCGTACGGCGGACGTATCCGCCAGGTGGCCGTGGACCTCGATCCCTCCGCGCTGTATGCGAAGGGACTTTCGCCGCAGGACGTGGTGAATGCGCTGACTGCGCAGAATCTGATTCTGCCCGCAGGCGACATCAAGATTCAGGACCGCGACTACGTGGTCCGTACGAATGCCTCGCCACAGATTGCCGCGCAGTTGAACGACATTCCCATCAAGCAGGTCAACGGTGCGACCGTGTACATGCGCGATGTGGCGACAGTTCACGAGGGTTCTGCTCCACAGCAATCCATCGTTCGCTACAACGGCCAACGCGCCGTGCTGATGACGATTCTGAAGGCTTCCTCGTCGTCGACGCTGGACATCGTGGCAAAGGTGAAAGAGGTGCTCCCGCGCATTCTGGCGAATGTGCCGCCGCCAGCGCCGGAAATCCGCATCCTGTTTGACCAGTCGATCTTTGTGCGTGCGGCGCTGGAAGGCGTGGTGAAGGAAGCCGCCATTGCCGCTGGCCTGACCGCCATCATGATCCTGCTCTTCCTTGGATCATGGCGCTCGACGGTGATCATCGCGGTGTCGATCCCGTTGTCGATCCTGGTGTCGGTGATCTGCCTGAAGTTCCTGGGGCAGACGCTGAACACCATGACACTGGGCGGATTGGGATTGGCGGTCGGCATCCTGGTCGACGACGCTACGGTGGAAATTGAAAACATCCACCGCAACCTGGGACTGGGCAAGGAAATTGAACCTGCCATCCTGGACGGCGCTGCGCAAATTGCGGTTCCGGCATTCGTTTCCACACTGGCAATATGCATTGTGTTTGTTCCGGTGGTCTTCCTGACCGGCGCAGCCAAGAGCCTGTTTGTGCCGCTGGGCATGGCGGTGGTTTTCGCCATGATGGCTTCGTACTTCCTGTCGCGAACGCTGGTGCCCACCATGGTGAAGTTCCTGCTGGCGAAGGAAGTGGATGTTTACTCGCTGGCGGAAGCGTCCCATGGCGACCATCCCCTGTCTGCGGAAGAGCAGGCAGCGGTTGATGAGAAGATGCGCGGGCTGGGGTTTATCTGGCGTACGCACTTTGCCTTTAACCGCGTGTTCGAGGCGTTGCGATCGCGGTACCAGCGTTTGCTGGATTGGGCGCTGGTGCATCCTGGCTTTTCGCTTGGTTGCTTCGGCCTGTTCATCGTGCTGTCCGCCTGCCTGTTGCCGTTCATCGGTCAGGACTTCTTCCCGGACGTGGACGCGGGAAGCTTCCGGCTGCATGTTCGCACTGCTCCCGGAACACGTCTGGAAGCGACGGAAGCCATCTTTGCCCAGGTGGAGGATGTCATCCGTGCGACCATTCCGGCGAACGAGCTGGACGGCATTCTGGATAACATCGGAACGCCAAATGGCGCATTCAATCTGGCCTTTGGTGACGGCGCCCTCACAGACGTGCAGGACGGCGAGATTCTTGTCTCGCTGAATCAGGAAAAGCATAAGCCCACTGCGCTTTATCGCGAGAAGCTGCGTGAGACACTGCGCAAACAATTCCCGCAGACCACGTTCTTTTTCCAGGCTTCGGACATTGTGAACCAGATCCTGAACTTTGGCCTGCCTGCTCCGATTGACATTCAGGTGAGCGGACGTCTGGCCGATGCCAACTACGCGACGGCTCAGGCGATTCGTGCGGACATTGCAAAGATTCCGGGCGTGGTGGATGCTCACGTTCACCAGGTGATGTATGCGCCGGAGTTGCGTGTCAACGTGGATCGCTCGCGCGCACAGTTGCTGAACATGACCGAGCAGAACGTTGCGGGCAGCATGCTGACAGCGCTCTCAGGATCAGGTATCGCAGCGCCAAACTACTGGCTCAGCCCGAAGAACGGTGTGAACTACACCGTGGTGGTACAGGTGCCGCCCACGACGCTGGATTCTGTAGATAAATTGAACAATCTGCCTATCTCCAACGGCACGACCACAACGCAGGGAGCCACCAATGCTGGTGCGCCGCCGGTGGGGGCATCGCAGTTCCTTTCCAACCTGGCTCAGATCCAGCATGGTGCAAGCCCGGCAATCACAAACCACTACAACGTTCAGCCGGTATATGACGTGTATTCCAGCGTTCAGGGCCGTGATCTGGGCGGTGTGAACCGCGACATCCAGAAGGTGCTGAAGACCTACACGGTGCAGAGCGGCAAGCTGTCCAAGGGCGCAACCATTACGGTGCGCGGTCAGGTAAAGAGCATGCAGGACAGCTTTACAGGACTCGGCCTGGGCATGATCTTCGCGGTTCTGCTGGTGTACCTGCTGATGGTGGTCAACTTCCAGAGCTGGCTTGATCCGTTCATCATCCTGATGGCTCTGCCGGGCGCCGCCTGCGGCATTCTGTGGATGCTGTTCCTAAGCGGTACTACCTTCTCTGTGCCGTCGCTTATGGGAACCATCATGACCATCGGTGTGGCAACGGCAAACTCCATCCTGATGGTGACCTTTGCCAACGATCAGCGATCACTGGGCCTGAACAGTATTCAGGCTGCATCAGCTGCGGGCTTCACACGTCTGCGTCCTGTCATGATGACCGCGCTGGCCATGATCCTGGGCATGCTTCCCATGTCGTTGGGCATGGGCGAAGGCGGCGAACAGAATGCTCCGCTAGGACGCGCCGTAATTGGCGGCCTGCTGGTGGCCACCGCGACAACGCTTGTCATCGTTCCTATCTTCTATTCTCTGCTGCGCAAGAAGGTTCCTAGCCACCTCCAGACGGAAGAGTTGCCGGAGCCCGAAGAGGAGTTTTCCCATGCGTAA
- the trxA gene encoding thioredoxin yields MAGQFVTEVNDVDFEQQVLKSETPVLVDFWATWCGPCRALAPVVDQVAGEYEGKIKVMKMDVDRNAATPGRYGIRGIPALLLFKDGKVAEQIVGYVPKDTIDKTIGKVLA; encoded by the coding sequence ATGGCAGGACAGTTTGTAACCGAAGTGAACGACGTGGACTTTGAACAGCAGGTGCTGAAGAGCGAGACGCCCGTCCTGGTGGACTTTTGGGCCACCTGGTGCGGACCCTGTCGAGCACTCGCCCCTGTCGTGGACCAGGTTGCCGGTGAGTACGAAGGCAAGATCAAGGTCATGAAGATGGACGTGGACCGCAACGCAGCCACGCCGGGCCGTTATGGCATCCGCGGTATCCCCGCGCTGCTGCTCTTCAAGGACGGCAAGGTAGCAGAGCAGATTGTTGGCTACGTGCCCAAGGACACCATCGACAAGACCATCGGCAAGGTACTCGCGTAA
- a CDS encoding sensor histidine kinase, whose amino-acid sequence MMRWAPKTIMGQLIAGTLLVQLVVFGVFLSFSVRDQFRESRERDRVRLQRQSTIIAASLAEPMQQHNDEMIDDVMHELPIAASLKGVRVTDVHGTVLRNTSDELPMQLSDREQKLLPKLLSGRKYLRVMSDQGNEEGAQPIVSDGLVRGILWVTQDSALTMNTPKRVLQSLLIYFPFALLGNVLLVWALTATLAQPLRQLRRATLQLRNDPNDLSAFPLSVPVVAAQNEAGALLNSFNGMVNEIARQRRGTQETLNLLDAMLRTAPIGFAFYDRDYRYIRINDRLAKMHGVRLEQHLGRRLRDLLPAAEGEVNSLALESEQLVEQVFRTGEGIAEQELSGEAVGDTYPRIWLASYFPVFIGEEVRWVGVIVTEVTERRHAEEAMRRSEKLAIAGRLASSIAHEINTPLEAVTNALYLLRNNPSLDVQAQDWVALAQTELERVGEITQQTLRFHRQSSIATDIEVTEMLRSVLLLHTAKLRSAKVQTELRLEEQALLFGYAGELRQLFANLVGNAIDAMPQGGRLFIRARTMRHNDRRGVRVTIADEGMGMSNAVRRRIFEPFFTTKDASGTGLGLWVSAEILEKHHGDMLVRSRQAKYRGDASGTVFSLFFPWDGVPRGPRIVQSSAQVLADHLV is encoded by the coding sequence ATGATGCGCTGGGCGCCGAAGACGATCATGGGGCAGTTGATCGCCGGTACGTTGTTGGTGCAGCTCGTCGTGTTCGGCGTCTTCCTGAGCTTCAGCGTGCGTGATCAGTTCCGCGAAAGCCGGGAACGCGATCGTGTCCGGCTACAGCGGCAAAGTACCATCATCGCCGCGTCGCTGGCAGAGCCGATGCAGCAGCACAACGACGAGATGATCGACGATGTGATGCACGAACTGCCCATCGCTGCTTCGTTAAAAGGCGTTCGCGTGACGGATGTACACGGCACGGTCCTGCGTAACACCAGCGACGAATTGCCGATGCAGCTTTCAGACCGCGAACAGAAGCTGCTACCAAAACTGCTTTCTGGCCGTAAGTATCTCCGCGTGATGTCTGATCAAGGCAACGAGGAAGGCGCACAGCCGATCGTCTCGGACGGATTGGTGCGCGGCATCCTCTGGGTCACGCAAGACTCTGCGCTCACCATGAACACGCCCAAGCGCGTGCTGCAAAGCCTGTTGATCTACTTTCCGTTTGCGCTGCTGGGCAATGTGTTGCTGGTATGGGCGCTGACCGCCACGCTGGCCCAGCCGCTGCGTCAACTGCGCCGTGCCACTTTGCAATTGCGTAACGATCCCAACGACCTGTCAGCGTTCCCGTTATCGGTTCCGGTGGTGGCTGCACAAAACGAAGCAGGCGCGCTGCTCAACAGCTTCAACGGCATGGTGAATGAGATTGCGCGTCAGCGTCGTGGCACTCAGGAAACGTTGAACCTGTTGGACGCCATGCTCCGCACTGCTCCAATTGGCTTTGCGTTTTACGACCGAGACTATCGCTACATCCGCATCAACGATCGCTTGGCAAAGATGCACGGCGTGCGACTGGAGCAACACCTCGGCCGCCGTCTGCGTGATCTGCTTCCCGCAGCCGAAGGAGAGGTCAACTCATTGGCGCTGGAGTCGGAACAGCTTGTAGAACAGGTCTTCCGCACCGGAGAAGGCATCGCCGAACAAGAGCTCAGCGGCGAAGCGGTGGGCGACACCTATCCGCGAATTTGGCTTGCAAGTTACTTCCCAGTGTTCATTGGCGAAGAAGTCCGTTGGGTGGGCGTTATCGTCACTGAAGTAACGGAGCGCCGACACGCGGAAGAAGCCATGCGTCGCAGTGAGAAGCTCGCAATCGCCGGACGGCTTGCGTCTTCCATCGCGCACGAAATCAACACTCCGTTAGAAGCCGTAACGAACGCGCTCTATCTTCTGCGCAACAACCCATCGCTCGACGTACAGGCGCAGGATTGGGTGGCGCTGGCGCAGACAGAATTGGAACGCGTCGGAGAGATCACGCAACAAACGCTGCGGTTTCATCGCCAGTCCTCAATCGCCACAGACATTGAGGTGACGGAGATGTTGCGCAGCGTGTTGCTCCTGCACACCGCGAAGTTGCGGTCGGCGAAGGTACAGACGGAGCTGCGGCTGGAAGAACAGGCGCTCCTGTTTGGCTACGCGGGAGAGCTCCGCCAGCTCTTTGCAAACCTCGTTGGTAATGCGATTGACGCGATGCCACAAGGCGGCCGTCTCTTCATTCGCGCGCGCACCATGCGCCACAATGACAGAAGGGGCGTTCGCGTCACGATTGCGGACGAGGGGATGGGAATGTCGAACGCTGTGCGGCGTCGCATCTTCGAGCCTTTCTTTACCACCAAGGACGCCAGCGGCACGGGGCTTGGCTTGTGGGTCAGTGCGGAGATACTGGAGAAGCATCACGGAGACATGCTGGTGCGCAGTCGTCAGGCAAAATATCGTGGCGATGCCTCTGGCACAGTGTTCTCGCTGTTCTTCCCGTGGGATGGCGTGCCACGCGGCCCGCGCATCGTGCAATCATCCGCCCAAGTGCTTGCGGATCATCTCGTCTAA
- a CDS encoding efflux RND transporter periplasmic adaptor subunit translates to MAQNIAQDPAMTGHSATIQQPTGKGPFVAAAGGFLLLAVVGVAFLIPKLHHQNDLEDRARDVSGPPPVAVVAVGLGQPSSKLELPGTVQAFAQTPIYARTSGYISKRYVDIGDHVKAGQLLATIEDPQTEQSLRQARAALLQLKAQLLQAQANAKLSTLNNTRGQQLHQEGVISQEALDNYNAQSGANDATVEAAKANIAAGEANVRSLEEQASFSRVVAPFTGVILSRSIDNGSLITSGSANSVTQLFTIAQSGMVRVFANVPQSNAPDALSASTAQVTFRELPGHVYSGTITRSSTSIDPASRTLLTEIDLPNTDNKILPGMFATVTFAVKNSRPPVLLPGNALVVRTAGPQAYTVDGNNVAHLHSVVLGRDYGTSVEILSGLEKGDHVILSPSDAVQEGTKVAPELEAPQKP, encoded by the coding sequence ATGGCCCAGAACATCGCACAGGATCCGGCAATGACCGGGCATTCCGCCACCATTCAACAACCCACGGGCAAAGGTCCTTTTGTCGCCGCAGCGGGTGGATTCCTTCTGCTTGCGGTTGTCGGCGTCGCCTTTCTAATTCCGAAGCTGCATCATCAAAATGACCTGGAAGACCGCGCACGCGATGTCTCCGGGCCACCGCCCGTTGCCGTTGTGGCCGTAGGTCTAGGACAGCCCAGCAGCAAACTGGAACTGCCCGGCACGGTACAGGCGTTTGCACAGACTCCCATTTACGCACGTACTTCGGGTTACATCTCCAAGCGCTATGTGGACATTGGCGACCACGTAAAGGCCGGACAGTTGCTCGCGACCATTGAAGATCCGCAGACCGAGCAATCACTGCGTCAGGCACGCGCCGCCCTGCTTCAGTTGAAGGCGCAGCTACTGCAGGCACAGGCGAATGCGAAGCTCTCAACGCTGAACAATACGCGCGGCCAGCAGCTTCACCAGGAAGGCGTTATTTCGCAGGAGGCGTTGGACAACTACAACGCTCAGTCAGGCGCGAATGATGCAACCGTGGAAGCGGCCAAGGCAAACATCGCAGCAGGTGAAGCGAATGTACGGTCGCTGGAAGAACAGGCTTCGTTCTCGCGCGTGGTGGCTCCGTTTACCGGTGTGATCCTGTCACGTTCTATCGACAACGGATCGTTGATCACTTCCGGTTCTGCCAACAGCGTGACGCAGCTCTTCACGATTGCGCAGTCAGGCATGGTTCGCGTCTTCGCGAATGTGCCGCAGAGCAATGCACCGGATGCCTTGAGTGCATCCACGGCGCAGGTAACCTTCCGCGAGCTTCCGGGCCACGTTTACTCCGGCACCATCACACGTTCGTCCACTTCGATTGATCCGGCGTCGCGCACGCTGCTGACGGAAATCGATCTGCCAAACACCGATAACAAGATTCTTCCCGGCATGTTTGCGACGGTGACTTTCGCTGTGAAGAATTCGCGTCCGCCGGTCCTGCTGCCAGGCAATGCCCTGGTTGTTCGTACCGCTGGGCCGCAGGCATACACCGTGGACGGGAACAACGTTGCGCACCTCCACAGCGTTGTACTTGGCCGCGACTACGGCACCAGTGTGGAGATCCTCAGCGGACTGGAAAAGGGCGATCATGTGATCCTGTCACCGTCGGATGCAGTACAGGAAGGAACCAAAGTGGCTCCTGAGCTGGAAGCGCCGCAGAAGCCGTAA
- a CDS encoding nitroreductase family protein has product MSDLPALEKLKHGTPEAIVHDLILARWSPRSFADKSISDADLKSIFAAAAWAPSSSNEQPWRFLVGRKGDETYKKIFNALVPANQSWAQSAPVLYCSFGKKTFSSNSQPNPYCLHDTGAASAVITLQAISMGIHTHGMGGFDKETLRASFGVPDDFEAGACWALGYLGKPEDAPEKYRAAETSPRSRKRLAEYVFSDWEKAASF; this is encoded by the coding sequence ATGTCTGACCTTCCCGCATTGGAAAAGCTGAAACACGGTACCCCGGAAGCAATTGTTCATGACCTGATTCTGGCTCGCTGGAGCCCTCGATCATTCGCGGACAAGTCCATCTCCGATGCCGATCTGAAGAGCATTTTTGCTGCCGCCGCCTGGGCTCCGAGCAGCAGCAACGAACAGCCGTGGCGCTTTCTGGTGGGCCGCAAGGGCGACGAGACCTACAAGAAGATTTTCAACGCTCTGGTGCCGGCGAACCAATCCTGGGCACAGTCAGCCCCGGTACTGTACTGCAGTTTCGGTAAGAAGACCTTCTCCAGCAATAGCCAGCCCAATCCCTATTGCCTGCACGACACAGGTGCGGCTTCCGCAGTGATTACGCTGCAAGCCATCTCCATGGGTATTCACACGCACGGCATGGGCGGATTCGACAAAGAGACGCTTCGCGCATCGTTCGGTGTGCCAGACGACTTTGAAGCAGGTGCCTGCTGGGCCTTGGGCTATCTGGGCAAGCCGGAAGATGCTCCAGAGAAGTACCGTGCCGCGGAGACCTCGCCACGTTCCCGCAAGCGCCTTGCTGAATACGTTTTCAGCGATTGGGAAAAGGCCGCTTCGTTCTAA
- a CDS encoding YpdA family putative bacillithiol disulfide reductase encodes MSDMLFDVLVIGAGPTGLACAIDAQKEGLRVVLVDKGCLCNSLFHYPAHMTFFTTPELLEIGNMPFSSPNQKPTRSEALEYYRKVAEHYALDVRQYHHVDRVSGTDGDFTVHTTDRFGRGQDFHAKKLIVSTGYYDLPNYLGLPGEDLNKVHHYYDEPHPYYGLNVLVIGGKNSAAIAALDLWRHGAKVTLVHRGEAMHRHVKYWILPDIKNRIANGEITAYFASTVKQIAEDTVTLNTPEGEITLANDFVFALTGYHPDFEFLERMGVTLDPNNSRCPVCNVNTLESNVKGIYMAGVVVAGERTNEIFIENGRFHGALIARDLAGKLLGKS; translated from the coding sequence ATGTCCGACATGTTGTTCGATGTGCTGGTGATAGGGGCAGGACCCACCGGGCTGGCGTGCGCCATTGATGCACAGAAGGAAGGCCTGCGCGTGGTTCTGGTGGACAAGGGGTGTCTGTGCAACAGCCTCTTCCATTACCCGGCGCATATGACGTTTTTTACCACGCCGGAGTTACTGGAGATTGGCAATATGCCCTTCAGCAGCCCCAACCAGAAGCCCACACGCAGTGAGGCGCTGGAGTATTACCGCAAGGTGGCAGAGCATTACGCTCTGGATGTGCGGCAGTACCATCACGTGGACCGTGTGAGCGGCACAGACGGCGATTTCACCGTCCACACCACAGATCGTTTTGGACGCGGTCAGGACTTCCACGCGAAGAAGCTGATCGTCTCCACGGGCTATTACGATCTGCCGAACTACCTCGGCCTCCCAGGCGAAGACCTCAACAAGGTTCATCACTACTACGACGAGCCACACCCGTACTACGGGCTGAATGTACTGGTAATCGGTGGCAAGAACTCCGCAGCGATTGCGGCGCTGGATCTGTGGCGCCACGGCGCGAAGGTGACGCTGGTGCATCGCGGCGAAGCCATGCACCGCCACGTGAAGTACTGGATTCTGCCTGATATCAAAAACCGCATTGCAAATGGCGAAATTACCGCGTATTTTGCGTCAACTGTGAAGCAGATTGCGGAAGACACCGTTACGCTGAATACACCGGAAGGTGAAATTACCCTTGCGAATGACTTCGTGTTTGCACTCACGGGATACCACCCGGACTTCGAATTCCTGGAACGCATGGGTGTCACGCTTGACCCGAACAACAGCCGTTGCCCGGTTTGCAATGTGAACACCTTGGAGTCAAACGTAAAGGGAATCTACATGGCCGGCGTTGTCGTTGCAGGAGAACGCACCAACGAAATCTTCATTGAAAATGGCCGCTTCCATGGCGCTCTCATTGCGCGGGACCTGGCTGGCAAATTACTTGGCAAGTCGTAA